Proteins encoded together in one Triticum dicoccoides isolate Atlit2015 ecotype Zavitan chromosome 7B, WEW_v2.0, whole genome shotgun sequence window:
- the LOC119341315 gene encoding serine/threonine-protein kinase RIO1-like, whose product MLENGDTLANDDDISPTVMVQTLDYVKQCEADIVNMSMLQRPSLCYEPPADKLYNQPLVGFVRAEKNKRTAEKQKKQLPHNKCSLLSSGSCSSSGEDSRYEADPKMGPEERKAARKEEKKKVKEEKREARKTKEPKADKKRRKKMAKAKCKR is encoded by the exons ATGTTGGAGAATGGAGATACACTCGCAAATGATGATGACATATCTCCAACAGTCATGGTGCAG ACGTTGGATTATGTGAAGCAGTGTGAGGCTGATATAGTCAACATGTCAATGTTGCAACGACCATCCCTGTGTTACGAGCCACCAGCGGATAAGCTTTATAACCAGCCATTGGTAGGATTTGTGCGGGCTGAAAAAAACAAGCGTACTGCTGAAAAGCAGAAAAAACAGTTGCCACATAATAAGTGCTCATTGCTAAGTAGTGGATCTTGCTCTAGTTCTGGTGAAGATTCGAGGTATGAGGCTGATCCCAAGATGGGACCTGAGGAGAGGAAGGCTGCtcggaaggaggagaagaagaaagtgaaagaagagaagagagaagctCGGAAGACGAAGGAGCCGAAAGCCgataagaagaggaggaagaaaatgGCAAAAGCGAAGTGCAAGAGGTAG